The following coding sequences lie in one Arachis ipaensis cultivar K30076 chromosome B05, Araip1.1, whole genome shotgun sequence genomic window:
- the LOC107643071 gene encoding probable xyloglucan galactosyltransferase GT20, which yields MAVSISRRRSKPYRKQEAKQSYFHFSAIYNFLSRISVALFLLILIYMWCSFSTIITGNIVHVCFSSSRKLHSLYCLSAGTHPSFEIPTSTNNHSFLAPRIFEGNNATEPVKFSVGSNLVTSNNGRYDEEVANAVKVVEEHLQVHRSWRSNRSNAESCSGEGIYVYDLPSKFNKDLVGQCSKMIPWQDFCSYLSNDGFGKAIIANNKFGKGWYQTHQYSLELIFHSRILKHPCRVYNENEAKIFYVPFYGGLDVLRWHFKNVSNDVKDGLSLELVNWLQRQRPWKRNEGKDHVLVLGKISWDFRRTNNSESPWGTRLLELEKMQNPIKILIERQPWHANDIGVPHPTYFHPSSDNDIISWQLKIIRSNRKSLVSFAGAARSDAEDSIRRILIDQCSSNGRCKFLNCSSAKCNEAESIIDVFVESEFCLQPPGDSPTRKSVFDSLISGCIPVLFDPFTAYYQYPWHLPEDHDKYSVFIDKKEVKEKNLNVVERLSNVSSRERENMRRYIVYELLPGLVYADHNALLYKFQDAFAITINNLLLRGTRLAT from the coding sequence atggcAGTGTCAATATCCAGAAGAAGATCAAAACCATATAGAAAGCAAGAAGCTAAACAATCTTATTTTCATTTTAGTGCCATATACAACTTTCTGAGTAGAATATCTGTTGCATTGTTCCTTCTAATCCTTATATACATGTGGTGTTCCTTCTCCACCATTATAACTGGAAACATAGTTCATGTTTGCTTCTCTTCTTCAAGGAAGCTTCATAGCCTCTATTGTCTTTCTGCAGGCACTCATCCCTCCTTTGAAATCCCAACTTCCACAAACAATCACAGTTTCTTAGCACCTCGAATATTCGAAGGCAACAATGCAACTGAGCCTGTTAAGTTTTCAGTTGGATCAAATCTTGTTACTAGCAACAATGGAAGATATGATGAAGAGGTTGCAAATGCAGTGAAGGTTGTTGAGGAGCATTTGCAGGTTCATCGATCGTGGAGGTCGAATAGAAGCAATGCAGAATCATGCAGTGGTGAAGGGATATATGTGTATGACTTGCCATCCAAGTTTAACAAGGATTTGGTAGGTCAATGCAGCAAGATGATTCCATGGCAAGATTTTTGTAGTTACTTAAGCAATGATGGATTTGGAAAGGCTATTATTGCTAATAATAAGTTTGGTAAAGGATGGTATCAAACTCATCAATACTCACTTGAACTCATATTCCATTCAAGGATTTTGAAGCATCCATGCAGGGTTTATAATGAGAATGAAGCAAAGATCTTCTATGTGCCATTCTATGGTGGCTTAGATGTGCTGAGATGGCATTTCAAGAATGTTTCAAATGATGTGAAGGACGGTTTGAGTTTGGAGCTGGTGAATTGGCTTCAGAGACAGAGGCCATGGAAAAGAAATGAAGGTAAGGATCATGTTCTTGTGTTGGGAAAAATCTCATGGGATTTTAGGAGAACTAATAATAGTGAATCTCCATGGGGTACTAGATTGTTAGAGCTTGAGAAAATGCAGAATCCAATCAAGATCTTGATCGAACGCCAGCCGTGGCATGCGAATGACATTGGAGTTCCTCATCCAACTTACTTCCATCCAAGTTCAGACAATGACATCATTTCATGGCAACTGAAAATCATTAGATCGAATCGCAAGAGCCTTGTTAGTTTCGCTGGAGCGGCGCGCTCTGATGCAGAGGACAGCATAAGAAGAATACTAATAGATCAATGCAGTAGCAATGGTAGATGCAAGTTTCTGAATTGCAGTTCTGCCAAGTGTAATGAGGCAGAGTCAATCATAGATGTTTTTGTTGAGTCAGAGTTTTGCTTGCAGCCTCCAGGGGATAGCCCTACAAGAAAGTCTGTTTTCGATTCGCTGATATCGGGTTGCATCCCAGTTCTGTTTGATCCTTTCACAGCTTATTACCAATATCCATGGCATTTACCTGAGGATCATGACAAGTATTCAGTGTTTATAGATAAGAAAGAAGTGaaggaaaagaatttgaatgtgGTGGAGAGGCTAAGCAATGTTTCATCAAGAGAAAGGGAAAACATGAGGAGGTATATTGTGTATGAACTTCTTCCTGGTTTAGTATATGCTGATCACAATGCCTTGCTTTACAAGTTTCAGGATGCATTTGCTATTACAATCAATAATCTGCTTCTGAGGGGTACAAGATTAGCTACATGA